GCCGCCTTCAGTTTCCGCACGTAGATCTCGATGATCGAAGTCGGAGAGTTATCGTCGTTCTTCCCGTTGACAATCAGGACCGGACACGCGACGTCCGCCACCTCGGTGATGGCCGAACTGTAGCCGTACTTGGCCGGGTCTTTCCAGATCTCGTCGGCCGTGGCCTTGTGCTTTTGCTCCATGTCGCGGACCAGCTTTTGCAAGATCGGCACGAGCGGTTCGCCGCGATCGGCGGCCCGTTTCACTTCCGTCAGGTCGAGCGCCGCGGGCGCGCAGAGCACCGCCCCTTGCAGCTTGGCCCGTGAGACGACGCGCGAGCCGACCTGCGCGCCGTGGCTGCAGCCGAACAGTCCAATCCGCTGGGGATCGACGAACGGGAACTTGCGGACCGCCTTGACCGCTTCTACCGTGTCGTCGAATTCGACCGGTTCGATCGAGAGGCCTTCTACGGGACGGTAGTCGATGGAATAGACGGCCCAGCCGGCGTCGATGAACTCCTTCGTCGGAGACCGCGTCGACCGCCCCATCGCGTAGGCGGCCCCAGGGCCGTACTGGCCACCGTGCAAGAGCATCACCACCGGAAACGGCCCAGGCCCAGCGGGCTTGCGGATGTAGGCCGGAATCGATAGTCCGCCGACCCCTGCGAACTCGGTCGTCTTTCCCAATGACCCGTCAGAGAGCCGCTCCCAATCGTTTTCCGCATTCAGTTCCGCGTTCGCATCGGACGAATTCACAAACCAGGCCCGCGTCGTGGGATCGGTCTTGAAGAATTTCAGCAGCAGTCCGCCGACTTTTTTCTGGCCGGCGGGCGACTCGTGCATGCGGTCGCGCTCGGAGAAGTCGTCGTAGGCGAAGAAGACGCCGTCCTTGCGCGGCACGGCACCGTTGGTCCACAGGTAGGCCGCCCAACTGAGCCAGGGGGCTTTCGCGTCGCCGCGGTCCGCAGCGAAGTTCAGCTCCGCGTCGCCTGCGATCTGCCGTTCGATCAGCCACTTGACCGCGAACCCCGATTCGTACGAGAACGGCTCCGAGTTGCCTGCCTCGGCGCCGTTCGGCCGTCGCATGGCCCACCCGCCATAGGTCCGGCTCGACAGGTATGCCAACCTGACGTTCGGGAAACGCCGCGGCAGGATCTGCACGATCTTCGTCAGCTCCTGTTCCAGGGTCTGGATGTACTTCGGAAAGCCTCCCTGGTGCGGCGCGGGGTCGGTCTCTTTGATCCAGACCACTTGCACCTGTTCGCGTGTGACATGGGCCGCTTGCAGCCGCTCGTCCACCGTCGCCCAGTATTGCGTGCCCAGTTTCTGATCGTCGGGATTCTGGATCATCGCGGCCGACCGGCCGCCGACCGCCCCGTTGACAAGCACCAAATGCGGATTGACCTGCGGGTCCGCTTGAACGGCTTCCTGGAAGCCGTTGAAGGCCTGCACGGTGTTGCTGAAGCCGATTCCCAAGAGCACGATCGTGCCGTCGTCGGCCGGCCGCCCCGCCGCGTCGAGCGGCCGGATCTGTCCGGCCAGAGCGACGCCCGCCGCTTCGTGCTCGGCGGGACGATTGTTTCGCCCCTCGGGATAAAGGCCCCCTTCGAATCCCTGATACCGCTCCGGCCCGAGGTCCGTGAGCGGCGTCAGGTGCGAGGTCTCCTGTTGTGGCTGCCGGCTGGATGGCTTCGTTGGAGTCGGAACGTCATGCCCGGCTGTCTGCAACCGAATCGTGCGCAGCACTCGCTTTCCGTCGGTCGCTTCGACCACCAGCGTAACTGAGACGCCCGGTTGCAACTGCTTTGAGGCGATGCCCTCGGGCAACACTCGTCCCTCGCCATCGACGACTTTGACGTCCGTCGGGACGCGGACGCCGTGGTCCTTGCCTCCCGCGGCGAACACGAGCATTCGCTGGTCGGCCTTGACCTCTTTGACGACCGCGCGCACTTCGGCTGCCCTTGCACTGCCGGCAAGCACGATGAGAGTGCCCAAGCCGAATCATCCGGCATTCGCATGCTCATCAAGTTCGCCAAGACCATGCGCACCTACCGGGAAGGGATCCTCAACTACTACAACTACCCCATCTCCACGGGTCCCCTGGAAGGCACGAACAACAAGATCAAGACCATGAAGCGTCAAGCCTACGGTTTCCGCGATCAGGCATTCTTCAAGTTGAAGATCTTGCGATCCACGAGGCGAGGTACGAACTGGTTGGATGAACCAATGTCTCTTGCCCGATCTCACCCTCGGTA
The DNA window shown above is from Pirellulales bacterium and carries:
- a CDS encoding prolyl oligopeptidase family serine peptidase is translated as MGTLIVLAGSARAAEVRAVVKEVKADQRMLVFAAGGKDHGVRVPTDVKVVDGEGRVLPEGIASKQLQPGVSVTLVVEATDGKRVLRTIRLQTAGHDVPTPTKPSSRQPQQETSHLTPLTDLGPERYQGFEGGLYPEGRNNRPAEHEAAGVALAGQIRPLDAAGRPADDGTIVLLGIGFSNTVQAFNGFQEAVQADPQVNPHLVLVNGAVGGRSAAMIQNPDDQKLGTQYWATVDERLQAAHVTREQVQVVWIKETDPAPHQGGFPKYIQTLEQELTKIVQILPRRFPNVRLAYLSSRTYGGWAMRRPNGAEAGNSEPFSYESGFAVKWLIERQIAGDAELNFAADRGDAKAPWLSWAAYLWTNGAVPRKDGVFFAYDDFSERDRMHESPAGQKKVGGLLLKFFKTDPTTRAWFVNSSDANAELNAENDWERLSDGSLGKTTEFAGVGGLSIPAYIRKPAGPGPFPVVMLLHGGQYGPGAAYAMGRSTRSPTKEFIDAGWAVYSIDYRPVEGLSIEPVEFDDTVEAVKAVRKFPFVDPQRIGLFGCSHGAQVGSRVVSRAKLQGAVLCAPAALDLTEVKRAADRGEPLVPILQKLVRDMEQKHKATADEIWKDPAKYGYSSAITEVADVACPVLIVNGKNDDNSPTSIIEIYVRKLKAAGKQVETYLPDNGPHGFYVGRPDIAETKEAARRAVAFFQRQFKEPTPAEPSRASQAPPTQYQYGPMDWVDPDRTVPDGAS